In Cydia splendana unplaced genomic scaffold, ilCydSple1.2 scaffold_113_ctg1, whole genome shotgun sequence, a single genomic region encodes these proteins:
- the LOC134805446 gene encoding uncharacterized protein LOC134805446, with protein MLATALVDVASKCGQPQMCRAFIDPGSEISFVAARVVEMLNLKKTTISGVVSGIEEGSVCIKNKVELQISSRPSKHASFHVIRQVEEDNNLLKKFWEVETQGYTNMKGWPKEEELCEEIYKTTTTRDDTGRYIVHLPLKESVEDTVKSCGETKQQATLRFKQLERKFEKNDHLKKEYAKVIHEYLELGHMKRTKVEDDAAAVYLPHHAVVKETRDTTKVRVVFDASAKGSRGISLNSAMMIGPTLQPGLRSLVIRWRAHRICVIGDIVKMYRQVWMTDEHTDLQRIVWRDTPSEKIESYKLLTVTFGTAAAPYLAVRTLNQLADDEAHT; from the exons ATGTTAGCTACAGCGTTAGTAGATGTAGCATCGAAGTGTGGACAGCCGCAAATGTGTCGAGCGTTCATTGACCCAGGATCCGAAATATCCTTCGTCGCAGCTCGAGTCGTCGAGATGTTAAACTTGAAGAAAACAACAATTAGCGGAGTAGTCTCAGGAATTGAAGAAGGTAGCGTGTGCATAAAAAACAAGGTGGAACTACAAATCTCGTCGAG ACCTAGCAAACATGCGAGCTTTCATGTTATCCGTCAAGTAGAAGAAGACAACAATCTTTTGAAGAAATTTTGGGAGGTTGAAACACAAGGTTATACAAACATGAAGGGATGGCCAAAGGAAGAAGAATTATGCGAAGAAATTTACAAAACAACTACAACGAGAGATGACACTGGAAGATATATAGTGCACTTACCGTTGAAAGAAAGTGTGGAGGATACGGTGAAATCATGTGGAGAGACCAAACAGCAAGCAACCTTGAGATTCAAACAGCTGGaaaggaagtttgagaaaaatGACCATTTGAAGAAAGAATACGCAAAGGTCATACATGAATACCTGGAATTAGGGCACATGAAGAGAACTAAAGTGGAAGACGATGCTGCAGCAGTGTACCTTCCTCATCATGCTGTTGTCAAGGAAACTAGAGACACTACGAAGGTTCGTGTGGTTTTTGACGCTTCAGCGAAAGGCTCTCGTGGCATCTCGTTAAACAGCGCTATGATGATAGGGCCCACACTGCAACCGGGCTTACGAAGTCTAGTAATTCGCTGGAGAGCTCATAGAATCTGTGTGATTGGAGACATTGTTAAGATGTACCGACAGGTGTGGATGACAGACGAACACACAGACTTACAGCGGATTGTTTGGAGAGATACACCTTCTGAAAAAATAGAGAGCTACAAATTACTTACTGTTACATTCGGAACTGCTGCTGCACCTTATCTAGCTGTTCGGACACTCAATCAATTGGCCGATGATGAAGCACACACTTAG